CCCCAGGGATTTTTACTAAAGCCCGAGGACCTGTGTACTGATAGAGTGGGATTCTATCAGCAATGACAATGAATGAGTCACATATAACATCATTGAGTTCCAAAAACatgatgaatgaaagaaagcaagtCACAGAACAAAACATTCAGTATGATACGTGTTTGCTAAAGTTCAAATCCTAACAAACTTAACACTATATTGCTTAGGAGTATGCATATTTTGCCAGTACTTAAAATTGTAACTAAAAGCACAGGACTCATAAACACAGATTGTGAATGGTGGTTCCTCTGTGAGGGGCCCTCAGTTTAAAAGTGATAGAGCAGTTGGTGCACTGGCAGCATTCTGGCACAAATGCTTGATGAAGGCATTCAGGCAGGGTCCCCACTTGGGGCCAGAGAGCATAGGAAGAGAGCCAGTGGGGTGTGAGATGGAGTTATGTGCTCTGCTAATGGGAGGCTGTTATAGTCCTCCTACAATGACTTCTTTGCAAAGTTACTGTGTTGAACCCATACCTAACCAGACAAGTGACTCACTTTTCTAggctctcctttctctttgccctagTCTTAACTTCACATGCCCTGATTAGACTAAAGTGGAGTTGGTTCAGATAGAAGCTGGCAATAGGGGATACGATAAAAATAAAGGCTGCAGTTGTGTGGGGAGCTCTGATGAGAAAGTATGCAGTTAATAATCTCCACTCAACAGGAAGCCAAGGTATAATTGATTCATCTCTAAGTTTGCATTCCTGATGTTATGAGCATTTCAAACAATTTATGAAAATTGCTAATGAGAATGCAAACCAATTTGATATTTAGAACAGTTAGCCTCATTAAAAACCAATCACAATCTCTACTCACAGTCCCCCTACCTCATTCTACTTTTGCACACAGAGGCTGCCTCGTTGGATCTGACTGATGAGTAGAGCCTGAGATAAAATTGTAGAATTCTTAAATGTTATAAACTTTAGAGTCAGATGGCAGTGCCCTCACTAGTTCTTGGGGAAGATGTAAACCTGATTGGGAACAGTGGATGTGAGAGAATAATATTTATCACATATCCTTCATTGTAACTTACTGCAgattttcattcatccatttatccattcattctctccttagccaggcactgtgccagacaCTGCAGGTTGGAAAGTTGAATATGGCCCATGCTCTTAAAAAATGCTCCCCATTAGAAATGaatacaggggcacttgggtggctcagttggctaagtgtctgacttttgattatggctcaggtcgtgttctcacagttcatgagtctgagacTGCATCGGGCTCACAGCAtggagtccctctctctctggccccccatctcgctcgctcgctctctctttctctctctctctctctctctctcagaataaataactaaacattaaaaaaatgaatacaaacaaGAGAACAGACGATTACAAGCAATATAATAAGTGCTATTACAGAATAAACACAAAGCCAACCACTGGACAATTCTATAGAATAAATAGACTGCTATTTACTTATGGAATAAAATTAACTGTGCTCTCTGGAGGCATGCATTAAGAGGACCAAAGGTGCTGCTGAAATATAAGGAAGTGCTAAGCAAGGACAGAAAGGCTCCATTAGAAGGTGATATTGAGTTTTGAAGAATGAGTAGCAACCAGCcatgtgaaagaaggaaaatgggagagAAGCATGAAGGAACAGTTTTGTTCCTCATGAAATAAGGTTTGTTCTTTAGCTTGAATTATTTGACCATGAAGATATCAAGTCTACTTCCTGTCAGTTCCcttcatttttgagaaattttaagTTAAAGATTTTTTAGGTTATAAATCTGCAAATTCCATTTGGACAAGGAAAAATTCCTGAAGGTCCAACAGACCAAGTATAGGTAACTATCCTGGGGAATCTGGAATTGAAAGCCTATGTgggaacaaataaatgtaaagaataataaaaatagtttctattaCTTTAGTGCCCGCTCTGCCCCCAGGCCCTAGATGGGGCACTTTGTAAATAACATCTCAGTGAGCCCTTGCAAAAACTGCAAGTGGTGTGCTTTATAGACGTTGCAACTGAGGCTCAAAGCAATAAATttacctgcccaaagtcacagagataGTACGGGAAGGACTAGTTTTGTTTGATCTCAAGGCTTTGCTCCTGacgaaaatgaaatgaattaagaaagaaatagtaaaaagcTTTAAGAAGTCATATAAAGCTCTCGCTGTTCTGGATCTCTCTAACTGTAATTGTGTAGGAgaatctaatctttttttttttttttttttttttttttgagaatcatTTTATTGCACGCGTTTTGGGGAGTGGGAGTCCCCCGGGGTAGCAAGGAGGTAACAACACAGAGCAGGCCCCGTCCTAGCGGGCCGctccggggccggggccggggcggggcctgtGCCCGGAGGCAGGATCTCTGGGATCTCTGGGCCTCCAGGTCGGGGCTGCAGCTGCTGCCTCTGCACTCGCTCCTGGAGCTTGGCTCTGTTGGCCCTGGCCCGGGCCCGTGTGTCATTGTAGATGGCTGTGATGATCCGATCCTTTTCATCCATGAAGCTGCGGTGGATCTGCTCCAGCTTCCTGAAAACAGCATAGTGCAGGCCCATGCCCGCCAACATGATCAGGAGGCAGTACCCCAGCACCCGCTGGTTGTGCTTGTGCTGCTGCTGCCTCGACTCTGGTCGCTGAGGCCTCACACTGTGAAACTGGGCCCGGTATTGGGCATTGGGGGATTCCCAGGAGCTGCTGTGTGCTTGAGCAGACCCAGGACGGGCTGTTCTTCCTGGAGACTTTGGAGAAGTGGCTGAGCAGAGCTGGCGATCATAGCTGAGGCGGCTCTCCTCCCGGCTGATCACTCGGTATGCTTCGCTCAGCTCCACAAAGCGGCTGTGCAGGAGAAGGACCCACTTCTCCTTGTGTAAATGTAATCAGAATAAAGTAATAGTTTTAAACTTGTATTCTTTTACACTCTTAAGTGATGCACATTTTTGAGAAGCATTTCCATCACTTCCTTACAGGTACAAAATAATCTGTGTAAGTTCCAAGGAAACCACCAGATGGTAACGCTAGCTTCAATAAAATAATCAAGAAGTTACTGTGTGCAGTGGATTTTATTACTGGTGAGAGTTACACAAATATATCCCACTTTCTCCAATGTACAACAACAGAATCCCAGAGAGAACATCGTCCAACAGCTCAAGGGAATAAATAAACAGTATTGATATCGAACCACAATATCCCCTggcataaacaacaaaaataagcctttactttctcttttaaaaattctgaagatTTACTTCAGCAAAACATTTCTGAATCACAAGCTTGAATAAAAAGACACCCTCCTGTAATGGTCAAGgttgtccagagaaacagaacaaatagggTGTATATCGAGAGaaagagacatttattttaaggaattggcttacacaATTGTGGGAGCTGGCACTCCCAAATCTGTAGGACaagctggcaggctggagactgagggaagaattaatattgcagTCTTGAGTCTGAAGGCCATCTGGAGGCAAAATTCCTCCTTCCTCATTGGACCTGTCTTTTCTCTGAAGGCTTTCGACTGATGAAGCCCATCCACGTTATGGAGGGTAATCTTCTGTACTCAAAggctactgatttaaatgttaatcataactaaaaaataccttcacagcaacatccaGACTGGCATTTGACCCAATAACTGAGTGCCACAGCCTGGCCAAGtcaacacataaaattagccagcACATCTCCCATATCCCAaatctcaataaatggcagcacCATGCACCTGACTGCCCAAGTAAGAAACACGAAATCTTCTAGATCCTTTGTCTTCCCTCACCCCACATATGCAAGTTCTAAAAAGACTAactcccttggggcgcctgggtggcgcagtcggttaagcgtccgacttcagccaggtcacgatctcacggtccgtgagttcgagccccgcctcgggctctgggctgatggctcagagcctggagcctgtttccgattctgtgtctccctctctctctgcccctcccccgttcatgctctgtctctctctgtcccaaaaataaataaacgtggaaaaaaaaaaaaaaaattaaaaaaaaaaaaaaaaaaaaaaaagactaactcCCAAATATTTTTAGACTTAGTTTCTTCCTTCTCAACCCCATGCCTACCACTGAACACATGTATCTTACCTGAGTTATTAAAATGGCCACCTAATAGGATTTCTTGCCTCAAATGTCCTCCTCTTCTTACATTTTGAAATCATTAGACTCCTTTCCCTTCTTAAAATGCTTCAGTGattcttcattgttttctaaagaaaatccAAGCTCCCTAAATTATGACCTACAGGTCCCTCATGATCTGGCCCCTGTTTACTTCTCCTGCTTCATCTCCTACCTCTTAATCTTACCCCAAACCTGGACAACTATTTGAAGATGCCAAATACTCCATGAATTTTTCACATTGTGGTGACAGTTCACATGCTGCTCCCTCTGCTAGTAATGTCATGTTCATCTGGCAAATGCCTACTCCTCCATGCTCACGTCCcaaattttccttcttcctcgATCATGCCCACCTTCGCCACCCACACCTCATACCATGCATAGTTACGTTCTCCTTTCCCTGAGTTCCCATGGTACTTCGTTCATATTTCTATCAATCTCATTTCATACACACATAATACATCTACTTATATGCTTGTCATCAGTGATTTTGTTAAAAGATTAGATTTTAGTCTTTATCTTTGTACCCACAGTTCAAAAGACAAAGATAATGCCCAGTATAATGCCCAACATGAAGCAAACACCCAACAAATGTTTGCAATGGACTTTTTACTTGTTTGTAAACATCTCCTTTTAGACTTAAGctccttaaaaaatgagaaaaataatggtGTCTGTTTGGTTTACCTGATGTTTTTGGCATAGTGCCTGGTTCATAGGACACAGCTAATAAAGATTTGTCCAATGAATGAGCACCTTTGCTATTAAATTTCATCATCTCAATCTCAAATATTCTTTCAATTTGTCTTTTACCGAAGTCTTCAGCTAGGTAGAAAGGCTCTTGTTGGTATGAACT
This genomic stretch from Lynx canadensis isolate LIC74 chromosome D1, mLynCan4.pri.v2, whole genome shotgun sequence harbors:
- the LOC115526233 gene encoding uncharacterized protein LOC115526233, with product MTVILPNVMMITVLEELTDYWRIKTRTPVGTRVPARAPALPICILHDGRDTSVTFSNTWRHTWLIMSLRFISSDGTISSGIVKFQVPPEDPNTFLLRPRALGGSSLGLRLRDPEAPREVKLARKLRSPDFRLWVQGFTCLLRQALERSPRLHTALAEADLTTVEKWVLLLHSRFVELSEAYRVISREESRLSYDRQLCSATSPKSPGRTARPGSAQAHSSSWESPNAQYRAQFHSVRPQRPESRQQQHKHNQRVLGYCLLIMLAGMGLHYAVFRKLEQIHRSFMDEKDRIITAIYNDTRARARANRAKLQERVQRQQLQPRPGGPEIPEILPPGTGPAPAPAPERPARTGPALCCYLLATPGDSHSPKRVQ